In Leptotrichia buccalis C-1013-b, the genomic window TAGTTATCATAAAATATAGTAATGCCGAAAGGCTATATATATCCGTTCTTTCATCATTTTCAGCTTTTAATGAGTACATTTCAAGGGGAGAGTATCCGTCTGTTACTTTTATATATGTTCCATTTTTTTCATCAAAATATATGCTTGATCCAAAATCTATTATTTTTATTTTATTTTTCTTATTGATTAATATATTTGAAGGCTTTACATCCCTATGAATTATTTTTTCGTTATGAATTTTTATAAATATATCTAAAATATCAAAATATATTTTTTTTATATCTTCACCTTTTACATTTTCTTCATTAAGTATATACTGTTTTAATGTTGGAAAATTAAAATATTCCTCGACAATATAAACTGTCTTATTTTCCTTAAAATAATCAAACAATTCAATTATTCTACTTTTAGAGTTTGAATCAAGTACATTATGCAGATGTGCCAATATTTCCGCTTCCCTGTCAAAACTTTCCTTTACTTCCTTTAATCTATCCTCATATTTTTTAGTAAAAACTTCCTGATTCGCTCCCCTGATAACTAGCTGTGATGGAAAACATTCTTTTATAACATATCTTTTTTTCTTGTTAAATGTTAAATATACATTTGAAAAATCACTTTCTGCAATCACCTGTTTTATTTCATATTTATTTTTCAACTTATAATTTACTGGTAAATAATTCATAAAAACTCCTTTTTTCTAATATTAAATTTTTATTTAATTAATAAGTTTATAATCAACCTTCTATATCTCGTTTTAAACTAAAATTACTATACAACAAAAATATTCTGATTAAATAACATTTCCATTATTATCTCTTCCTAATTTTTTCCAATTCTGTCTAATTTCCTCATCAAGTGAATCATATGATTTTCTTGTTGTTCTAGGTTTTAATTTTGTTTTTGGTTTTACATTTGTATTGCTTTTCTCTCTTTTTGGCTGTTTTTTTACAGGATTAACAGGTGTGCTAATTTCTCTTTTTACTTCTGGAAGTTTCACTGCCTTGCTCTGATTTTCCTGTTCCAATTTTTCAATCTTTTTTTCTTCTTCATTTTGTGGCGGTAATACAGCTACTTTTTCCAATTTTTCTTCTACAACTGGTGCTGGAATTTGTGGTTGAAAATTTTCTGGCTTAACTAGTTCCACTATCTTTGTATTTTCTACTTTTTTATTTTTATTCTGTTCTTCTATAAGCTGCTGCTGTTTCTTCTGTTTTTCAGTTTTACTGTTATAAATTGTTTTTCCTACTGCTGTAATAAAAAAGACAGTTATTAGTATTGGAAGTATGTAATTAAGCGGATTTACTCTTTCCATTACAGTAGTAGTTACTGGATATTCTTCTTTTTCCAAATTTTCGACAAAAATAGACAAAAATGGTATCTCAATTTTTCTTTGTATCTCTATATTATTTACTTTCTGGCTCAATTCATTCTCAAAACCAAAACGGGTGCTATTTCTTATAAACATATCCAATATGTCATTTTCATTCACTATTTCCCAAAATGCCGATGTTCCTGATAATATATAATCATATTTTTTTAAATCTAGACTTACTATTGTATCTCCCTCAATTTCTTCAATTAATTCATTATCACGGAAAATCTTTACTTTTGAATTACCTATATTTCCCACTATCATTTTATCATCTTCAGCTGCCACTATTGATGTTGAAAATTTACTGTAGTAATCCATATTTCTTTTAATTTTGCTTTCGATTATTTCTTTATTTGCCACATTAAGAAGATGTGTCATATTATCTTCTGTCAGGCTATTATTTGAAAAGTATGCTTCAGCCACAGCTGTTACTGCAATTTTTGCGACATTTTCCTTCTTCTCAGTATCTTCCATTAATATCCAAAATCCTTTTTTCCCTTCTGGAATAAACGCAGAAAATGTATTTTCCTCTTGATCTGTATTATGGTGTTCTCTAAAAAAGTATGTTGAATATTTAGTTTTTGTTATTTGCATAATAGTTACCTTCCTTTAAATTTAAAAAATTGACAATGATTCAATTGTCATTGTTTCCTCAATTCCTATTACTCCAAAATGATGTTCCCAATAAACTTTTGTTCTTAATCCCATTGGCAAAAATAACTTTGAAAGCAGTCTAAATTTTTTCCTGTTTTTTTCATTTTTTTGGCTATTAATATAGATAACAAGTTTATCCTCTGAAACCTTATTATTGTATATTATCGAGTCAGGGTATATTTTCTTTATAATTTCCTCAAAAGCGTACATCCCGTTTGAATGTTTATACATGTCATTTATTGTGTTAGCAATATTTATTTTTTCTATCCTATCAAACTCTTTTATCAAATTCTGTATCTTACCCCCATATCTTCCTTCTTCCAAATCCTTAACTATTTTACGGTTTATTATAATCTTTTTATTCATCCCTTCATACAAGTCAAGTTTTGCCAATATATGCACCATTACATTAAAAACTATCTTTCTAACTTCCTCATAATCTTTTTTTATATTTATATCAATAATATTTGACAAAATCTTATTAAATCTCAAAAATGGATTTATCTCAATTTCCATCTCCTCATCAAAATAATTTATATCTTTGTCATTTATCTCCATATATGGCGAAATTTGCTTCGATAACACATATTTTATCTTATTTATATCCTCCTCTTTCTGAAACATTTCATAAATAACATTCCATATATATTGATACTGTTTTTTATTATCCATTATATTCCATCTCCTTTACTTCTTTCTAAAAATTTTCCTCTTATCTCTAATCTCTACAATAAACTTTTTCCAAATATTTTATAATTCTACTTTTCCCCATCTCTCTATTTCCATTCATCCACACTTTCTTATTTCTATTTATCTTCTTTCATTCTTTTAAGAAAATATTTCTTTCTTAACTGCTGTGGCGTAAGTTTCTTTTCTTCTTCTATCTTTATTCTCTCATTTTCTTTCACATGTTCATCTTGAATAGATAATCCCATTGTATTACTAAATATTTTTAATACCTCTTCTATTTCATATTTTCCTTTTGTATCAAACGTTAACGTTTCAAGATAACTTTTCAAATACCATTTTATATACTCATATACTCTTTTTTTCAAATCAGTATCAAAATTCTCTATTCTTTCAATAAATTTTTTTAATGGAAATACATTTCCCTGCCCTAAAACTCCATTCCCAAAAAAACCTTCTTCACCTGTACTTAGCCAGTTTTGTATTTCAGTAAATTTCTTATCAGCTTCCAATTTATCAATTTGTTCTTGTGTCAGTTCTGGTTTTGTTTCCTTAGACGATACAGATGTTTTAGTATTTTGAGAATCTAATATTTTATTTTCTTGTTCTTCAGTTTCTTTTTCTAATGAGTTTTCTAAATTATTTCCATAATATCTAGTAATATCAGTATAAGCATAATATTTTTTTATAACTTCATCTTCAGAATAAGTTGTTATATATCTTAAATTCCCATTTTTATCATATGTTTTTACCTCATTTTCTAATAATCCCTCTTTATATTCTCCTTCCTCTTCTAACTCACCACTATCATAATATCTTAAATATTTCCCATGTTTTTTCCCATTATACATAAATCCTTCAAAAATCAAGTTCCTGTTCTCATCATAACCTTTTAAAATTTCTGTATTTCCATCCAAAAGTGGCTCTATCTCTCTTTCAACATTTCCATCTGGATAATAAAGTTTCCACGCACCTTTCATTTCTCCATTTATAAAATTACCCTCTTCTTTGATAACACCAGTTGGATAATACCATTTCCAATGCCCAGCTTTTTCATCATTTTCAAGAAAACCATCTATTTGCAATATTCCTGTTTCATAATAAATTTTGTATGTTCCATTTCTTTTACCATTTTCTGAGTAATATTCCTCTATTTTTTCTTGTCCATTTGGATAATATTGTGTATTTTTTTTATATCTTTTACCATCTTTCAATTGCCCTCTTACTTGAATTCTTTCTTCATACCCGTATATTTCAATATGTCCAGTAAAAGGTTCTCCATCCTTATAAAAAACATCTTCTCCATCTTCATTTTTTTTAACTACAAATATTTCTCTTATATCATCTTCTGGATATATTTTCATTACTTTTATTATTTTCATAATTTCCTCCAACTTTTAATGAAATCTATCAAATAAATTTTTTAAATCTATTACAGGCGGTTCCCTTCTTTCTTTATCTATTTTATTGTAATAATCTTCAAGCTCTTTTTCTACAACTTCTCTTTCAGTTTCAAAATTTTCCATATTTTCCAAATAATAAATTAACAAATAATGAAAAAATTCTTCATGTGCATAAAAAACCTTCATTACTTCATCTTTTATCTCAGTTACTATATACACTGCCTTTTCTAATATTTCCTCTTTCCAAATAATTTTTATTCTTATCTTTTTATTAAAAAAATATAACTCAGTTTCATCGCATATTTTTGAAACAATATTAACAAAATTTTCTTTTTTCTCCATTACCATTAAAAACAAATCATGTTTATTCATTCCTAAATTTTCATAAAAATCTTCTATTATTAATTTTTCCATAATTATTCTCCTAACTCTTCTTTAAATTTTTCAAACATTCCTTTTATTTCATTGTCATTATAAATTTTTTCATAAGCATTTACTATTATTTCCAGTTCCTTAATAAAATCTTGCTTTGATATTTCTTCCATATTTGCAGTTATTCTTTTATTTTTATAAATTTCAAATTTTTTCTTTTCAGAATCACTGTATTGGGAATAATAGAGATTTATATCGTTTTCTAAAAATTGGTTATAATATTCAATTTTTACATTTTTTTCAATAATTACAGCATAACTTTCCAAAATTTTATCAAACCCGCTGAAATAACCGTTTACTCTTATAAATTTTCTTTTTCCTTTTAAAAATTCCAATAATATATTTTTATTCATTAAATATGAAAAAAACTTTTTTGCAATATTAATACTAAAATAACTTATATGCTTTTCAATTTGAATATCATAGTTATATTCTATCAAAAAATTTCTTAACTTATCCCTTTTCAAAATTTTTTCTATATTTAAGTTTAATTTATATTTTTTATTATTGTTTATTTCTTCAATATATCTCTGAAAAGAATTTTCTATTTTATTCAAAATATCAGCAAAACAACAGATATTTTCCAAATAGTAACTAAACATATAATGAAACAGTTCTTCATAACTATAATAAATTTTTATTTCCCTGTCATTAAAATATTGAACAATGTACAAATCTCTCTCATCTTCTTCCATTTCATACCAATAATTCACTAATCCTATTCCCAAAAACTCATTGGAAAAAAATGGTTCTTCATCATTATTATTATACAAGTAATCCAATAAATCAGCAAAACTTCCTATTTCATCAACTGTATAAACTAATAAATCATACTTATTCTTGTCTATTAAATCTGTTGTTCCTATTTCAGTAACTTGATTAAAAAGATTTTTCTTTACTTTTAATAATTTATTTTTAAATATATTCATTATATTTCTTTTCCTTTATCAGTTTCAATACAACTATTCTCCCAACTCTTCCTTAAATTTTTCAAACATTCCTTTTACTTCATTATCCTTATAAATTTCTCCGTAAGCATTCACTACTATTTTAAGTTCCTTGATAAAATTCTGTTTTGATACAACTTCTACATTCATTTTATCCCTTGTCCCTTTAAATCTTTCTTTTACAAATTTATCGGTTTCTTCTTTTGTTACAAAATTTCCAGCGTATTCTTCTGACAAAATATCGGAAATGTTATATGCACGATATGTTATTCCTAATTTATCAATTACATTACGATATTTTCCTAAATCAATTTCAGTATAATAATTTATTGAAATGTCTTTTTCTATTTTAATATTGTATCCCTCACTATATCCTCTATCTCCAAAATAATATGCCACTCCTATCTTAAATTCTCTTCTACCTTGAAAAAATTTTTTCAATATATCTTTTCCAAGCAAATAAGACATAAATTTCTTTAATATATTTATATCCCAATAGTTTATGTATTCATTATAGTGATTTATAAAACCATATAAATATTTATTTTCTTCAATATTATACTCTAACAAAAAATTTCTAAGTTTATCTTTTTTGAATATGTCCATCACATTTAATCTTATTTTATATTCTTTAGCATTGTCTATATGCCTTGTATAATTTAAAAATTCTTGTTCAATAAAACTTATCATATTTGCATAACAATGTATATTTTCCAGATAATAAGTTAAAAAATAATGTAAAAACTCTTCGTATGTATAGTAAACTCTTATTTCATTTGCAT contains:
- a CDS encoding protein kinase domain-containing protein, with product MNYLPVNYKLKNKYEIKQVIAESDFSNVYLTFNKKKRYVIKECFPSQLVIRGANQEVFTKKYEDRLKEVKESFDREAEILAHLHNVLDSNSKSRIIELFDYFKENKTVYIVEEYFNFPTLKQYILNEENVKGEDIKKIYFDILDIFIKIHNEKIIHRDVKPSNILINKKNKIKIIDFGSSIYFDEKNGTYIKVTDGYSPLEMYSLKAENDERTDIYSLSALLYFMITKKKPDEVLKRFYNPELIFDEDISEDIRKFIEKGMEVEIKGRFNNVVEMKSEFEKLDFKDI
- a CDS encoding toxin-antitoxin system YwqK family antitoxin → MKIIKVMKIYPEDDIREIFVVKKNEDGEDVFYKDGEPFTGHIEIYGYEERIQVRGQLKDGKRYKKNTQYYPNGQEKIEEYYSENGKRNGTYKIYYETGILQIDGFLENDEKAGHWKWYYPTGVIKEEGNFINGEMKGAWKLYYPDGNVEREIEPLLDGNTEILKGYDENRNLIFEGFMYNGKKHGKYLRYYDSGELEEEGEYKEGLLENEVKTYDKNGNLRYITTYSEDEVIKKYYAYTDITRYYGNNLENSLEKETEEQENKILDSQNTKTSVSSKETKPELTQEQIDKLEADKKFTEIQNWLSTGEEGFFGNGVLGQGNVFPLKKFIERIENFDTDLKKRVYEYIKWYLKSYLETLTFDTKGKYEIEEVLKIFSNTMGLSIQDEHVKENERIKIEEEKKLTPQQLRKKYFLKRMKEDK